The following DNA comes from bacterium.
AGCGCGGCCGCGGCCTCCAGCAGGGTCATGCGCCCCGGCCCGGTCATCGGCCGCCTCCCCGGCGCAGCGGCGGCACCAGGACGTACGTGCCGTCGGACGCGGCGGCGCCGGACAACGCGTCCCGCCTGGCCAGGGACGGACGCGGCCGATCCTCCCGCAGACGCCCCCCATTTCCGCCGGGCGTCGCTGCGGCCGGCGCGCATCCGTCGACGAAAGCCTCTAGCCTGTCCACGTACGCCACCATGTCGCGCAGGTCCCGCGACAGCGCCGCGCGCTCCGCCGGATCGCAGGTCAACCCGGCCAGCTCTTCGAGTCTGCGTATCAGATCGTCATCCACGGTCCCTGCGGCGTCCTTCGCTTGGGAGAGCTCCGGTTCTGGGCTATCATGACTGGAGGATACCCGATCGCCTCCCCCCCTGGAAGGGACGAGTCCTTGCGCAAACCAGCGGTGACAGCATCGCTCTGCCTGCTGGCCGCCCATGCCGCGGTCCAGGCCGCGTCGATTCCCTACCCGGAACCGGCGGCCTGGGAACATCCCCTGCCCGCCGCCTGGCTGCTGGACGACGCCGACGGGCGGCCGCGCGCCGACGACAGGGGATTCGACGTCGGCCACTACGACCTGGACCTGCGCATCGACCCCGAGGCGGAGACCGTGGCCGGCGCCGTGTCCGCCCGCGTCGCTTTCACCGGCGCCGCACCGCCGGACAGCGTGGTGCTGGACCTGGTCCCGTCGCTCGCGGTGGACGAGGTGCTGTGGGACGGCGCGAGCGCCGAATTCCTGCGCCGGGGCGAGGAGTTGCTGATCGTCACGCCGGAGACGGCCGCTGACACGGCCACGGTCCTCGTCCGTTATCACGGCTCGCCCCAGCCGCACGGCAACTACCGCGCGGGCATGCTCTTCCGCGTGCAGGGCGATTCGCCGGACGAACCCCTCGGCAGGACGGTCTTCACGATGAGCGAACCGTGGTCCGCCCACAGCTGGTGGCCGTGCAAGGATCATCCCGCCGACAAGGCGACCGTCACGGTCGCCGTCACCGCGCCGGACACCATGCGCGTGGTCGCCAACGGCGCGCTGATCGCGGAGAGCGGCGCCGGACCGGGCTGGCGCCGTTTCGTGTGGGACGCGCTGCATCCCATGTCCACCTACCTGGTCTGCGTGAACGTCTCGCGGTACGTGGAATGGGAGGAGAGCTGCGCGGCCGCCGCCGGGGCCTTGCCGCTGACCTTCCACGTCTATCCCGTCGACGAGGAGGCCGCCGCGCTCGATTTCGCGCCGGTCTGCGAGATGATCAACTTCGTCGAGGCGCTCTGCGGCCCCTACCCCTTCCCCGGCGAACGCTACGGGCAGGTCGCCATCAAGTGGGGCGGCGCCATGGAACACCAGACCTGCACCAGCCTCGGCCGTTTCCTCTTCACGGGCGACGGGCGATACGCCAACGTCCTCGTGCACGAGCTGTCCCACCAGTGGTTCGGCGATCTTATCACTCCCGCGGACTGGCCCGACATCTGGCTGAACGAGGGCTTCGCCACCTACTTCGAGGCCCTGTGGCTGGAGCAGAAGGCGGGGCGGGAGGCCTAT
Coding sequences within:
- a CDS encoding aspartyl/glutamyl-tRNA amidotransferase subunit C — protein: MDDDLIRRLEELAGLTCDPAERAALSRDLRDMVAYVDRLEAFVDGCAPAAATPGGNGGRLREDRPRPSLARRDALSGAAASDGTYVLVPPLRRGGGR
- a CDS encoding M1 family metallopeptidase, translated to MRKPAVTASLCLLAAHAAVQAASIPYPEPAAWEHPLPAAWLLDDADGRPRADDRGFDVGHYDLDLRIDPEAETVAGAVSARVAFTGAAPPDSVVLDLVPSLAVDEVLWDGASAEFLRRGEELLIVTPETAADTATVLVRYHGSPQPHGNYRAGMLFRVQGDSPDEPLGRTVFTMSEPWSAHSWWPCKDHPADKATVTVAVTAPDTMRVVANGALIAESGAGPGWRRFVWDALHPMSTYLVCVNVSRYVEWEESCAAAAGALPLTFHVYPVDEEAAALDFAPVCEMINFVEALCGPYPFPGERYGQVAIKWGGAMEHQTCTSLGRFLFTGDGRYANVLVHELSHQWFGDLITPADWPDIWLNEGFATYFEALWLEQKAGREAYLEKMRAIGPERHPDLFTGDGPLTDPDPILPNLLVYHKGAWVLHMLRGFIGDEVFFRFLRGYVTDPTRAYGQVTTADLLDAASAAAGYDVSPLLRPWLETAAAPQLDWWVDSVPLSGGLQRHTLHLEQVQPTIFTLVLPVRLEGAAGRLEDRIVLDAARTDFHWDLAGDLDDLRLDPEGWVLFAAARIPPPAVTLDPPRPNPADGDGARLTYRVNRGGPVRITLHDVRGRELGGWDLGVMTARDEPYRWHWQGRDGRGRPVASGTYWLAVWTQGQRASRKIAIIR